Sequence from the Corallococcus sp. EGB genome:
GGCGCTCATAGAGGCCCGGGCCCGCGTGCGCGCCGCGCAGGGCCCGCTGGCGAGCGCCGCGCCGCTGCTGCGCGAGAACCCGCAGTTGGACTTCCAGATGGGCCCGCGACGGCTCACCAACGGCGACCGTGGAGTCGATGTCGCGGTGGGCCTGGCGCAGCCCATCGAACTGGGCGGCAAGCAGGGCCTGCGACGGGAGGCCGCGCGCGCCGGCCTGTCCATGGAAGAGGCCCGCCTGCGCGACGCGGAACGTCGGGTGCTGGGCGACGTGGCCGCCGCGTACCTGCGCCTGCTGCTGGCCCGGGAGCGGCAGAAGCTGGTGAACGCCGCGGAGGAGGCGGCGGCGCGCACCGTCCAGGCCACGGAGAAACGCTACGCGGCCGGGGACGTGCCCGCGGTGGACCTCAACGTGGCGAAGGTGGCGCAAGCCCGAGCCCGCGCGGAGGTCCAGGTCGCGTCGGGCGAGGTCCACGCGCTGCGGGAGGAGCTGGAGGCATGCGTGGGCTACCGCGCGAGCCCCCAGGTCCCCTACGAGGATGACCTGCGCACCCTCGCGCTGGCACCTGTCCGCACTTCGCCGGACGGCGCGGAGAAGCGCGCGGACCTGGTGGCGCTGGAGCAGGAGCAGGTCCAGGCGAAGGCCATCGCGACGCTGGGCCGGCGGCTCGTGCTGCCGGACGTGGCGGTGGGCTTGCGCTACCAGAAGGAGGCGGACGAGACGGTGTTCCTGGGGACGCTCAGCGTGCCCCTGCCCCTCTTCGCCCGAGGCCAGGAGGCGCGCCTCGTGGGGGAAGCGGACGCAAGCCGCGCCGAAGCGGAGCTCCGCGCCGCGCGCACCGTCGTGCCCGCCCAGGTCCAGGCCGCGGAGTACCGCTACCGCGCGAGTCGCGATGCGCTCGGAGCCCTGGAGCAGGTGCTGCCGCTGTTGGACGACAACGAGGCGCTGGCGCAGCGCTCGTACGACGCCGGGGAGATGGACCTCGCGGCCTTCCTCCTCGTGCGCCGCGACACGCTGGAGGCGCGGGCCGCGTGGCTCGAAGGCCTGCTGCGATTGGCCCTCACCCGGGTACAGCTCGAAGTGGAAAACGGAGTCCTGCCATGAAGCCCACCCTGCTGCTGATGGCGGCCCTCGTGGGCCTCACCGCCTGCAAGTCCTCCAAGGCGGAGCACGACGACGCTCACGGACACGGCCGCGACGAAGGGGCCGAGGAGAAGCTCCACATCGAGTCCGGGGACGTCATCCACGTGCACGTCCCGAAGGAGATGCTCCGCGACCTGCGAGTCACCACCGCCAGGGTGGAGGCCCGCCCGGGCGGAGAGAGCGTCACCGCGCTGGGGGAGCTGACCTTCAGCGAGGATGCATACGCGGAGGTCTCCACGCCGGTGTCCGCGAGGGTCGCCGCCGTCGCCGTGACGACGGGCCAGGCGGTGAAGCAGGGACAGCGGCTGGCGGAGCTCCAGAGTCCGGAGCTGGGCCGCGCCCGAGCGAACCTCCAGGCCGCCCAGGCCCGCGCCACCGCCGCGCGGCAGGCCGCGGACCGCAAGCGCGCGCTGGCCGAGGAGCGCATCGTCGCGCGCAAGGACGCGCAGGCGGCGGAAGCGGACGCCGCCGCCGCGGAGGCGGACGTCGCCGCCGCGAAGGCCGCGCTCACGGCGTTGGGCGCGGGCAGCGGAGGAGACGGAGCCTCGGGCTTCGTGCTCAAGGCGCCCATCGACGGCGCCATCGTGGAGCGCACCGCGCGGCTGGGGCAGATGGCGGATCCAGCGCAGCCGCTCTTCCGCATCGGAGACCTGTCATCGCTGTGGCTCGTCGTGCACGCATTCGAACGGGACGCCGTGCGCCTGAAGCCCGGAGCGGAGGCGCGCGTCACGCTCGCCGCGTTCCCCGGCCAGGAGTTCGCCGCGAAGGTGGGCCACGTGGGGCAGCAGGTGGATCCGCGCAGCCGCACCATCCCCGTGCGCCTGGAGCTGGACAACAGCAAGGGGCTCTTGCGGCCGGGCATGTCCGCGTCCGCGTCCATCCCCTTGGGAGAGCCGGGCGCCACGCTCACGGCCGTGCCCGCGGCAGCACTCCAGCGGCTGGAGAACGGCTGGGTGGTGTTCCTGCCCACCCCCGAGGCTGGCGTCTTCGAACAGCGCGAGGTGGGCCGGGGCCGCAGCCTGGGCACACAGGTGGAGGTCCTGTCGGGGCTCGCGGTGGGTGACGAGGTGGTGGTCGAGGGCGCGTTCCTGCTCAAGGCCGAGGTGGAGAAGTCCCGGGGCGGAGGCGACGAACATGGACACTGATCCGCGCGACACCCTGCCGGGGCGCATCCTCCGCGCATCGTTCACCCGGCCCGGCCTCACGGTGCTCGTCGTCCTCGCGCTGGCGGCCTTCGGCGCGGTGTCGCTGCGCAACCTGCGCCAGGACGTGTTCCCGGACCTGTCCGCGCCCATCTTCAACGTCATCGTGCAGAACCCGGCCATGGGCGCCGAGGAGTTGGAGACGGCGGTGGCCATCCCCATGGAGGTGGCGCTGGCGGGCCTGCCGGAGGTGCGCCGCATCCGCTCCACCTCGCAGCTGGGCGTCACGCAGGTGACGGTGGAGTTCGAACCGGACGCGGACTACTTCCGCAGCCGCCAGTACGTCGCGGAGCGCGTGGCGCAGGCGGAGGGCGAGCTGCCGCCCGGCACCGACGCGCCGCTCGTGTCCAGCCTCACCGGCCGGCTCAACGAGGTCTTCGAATTCACGCTGGAAGCGGAGCCCGGAAGCGCGGACCTGATGGCGCTGCGCGACCTGGCGGACTTCGACATCAAGAACCGGCTGCTCGCGGTGCCCGGCGTCTCGGGCGTGGAGCGGCTGGGCGGCTACCTGCGCCAGTTCCAGGTGCTGTTGGATCCGGATCAACTGGTGGCGCGAGGCATCACCCTGGACGAAGTGCAACACGGCCTGGAGGGCGCCAGCGTCAACGCGTCCGGAGGCTTCGTCACGCAGGGCCCCATGGAGTGGACCGTGCGCGCGGTAGGGCGCGCGGAGACGGTGGAGGACCTGAACAACACCGTGGTCGCGCTGCGGGACGGAACGCCGGTGCTGCTGGGAGACGTGGCGGACGTGCGAGAAGCCCCCGCGGTGCGCCGGGGGCTGGCGCACCGGCTCCAGGGCGAGGTGGTGAGCTGCCGCGTGAGCAAGCAGTTCGGCGCGGACACCGTGCGCGTGGCCGCAGGCGTGCGCGCGGCCATCGACGAGCTGCGCCGCTCGCTGCCGCCGGGCGTGCAGCTGCGCGTCGTCTATGATCAATCGGAGCTGGTGGGCTCCGCGCTGGGAGGCGTGGGCCGCGCCATCCTGCTGGGCGCGGTGCTGGTGGTGGGGGTGCTCTTCCTGCTGCTCGGGGACTGGCGCGCCGCGCTCATCGTCACGCTCACCCTGCCCTTGTCGCTGGCGCTCGCGGGCCTGCTGCTCAAGGCGGCGGGCATCGGGCTCAACACGATGACGCTGGGAGGCCTGGCCATCGCGGTGGGCCTGCTCGTGGACGCGGCCATCATCGTCGTGGAGAACGTCATCCACGACCTGCGCGAGGGCAAGGGCCGCCGCCCGGTGCGCGACGAGGCGCTGGCGGCGGCGCTGGAGGTGGGCCGCCCCATCGCCTTCGCCACGCTCATCGTGGTCTCGGTGTTCATCCCGCTGTTCGCGATGACGGGCATCGAGGGCCGCATGTACCAGCCGCTCGCGGCGGCGGTGGTGGCGTGCCTGGCGGCGTCACTGGCCCTGGCGCTCACGCTGGTGCCGGTGGTGTCGGGGCTCCTGCTGCGCGCGCCGCGCGAGGATGCGCCGGAGGACGTGTGGCTCATCCGCAAGGTGAAGGCCGCGTACGCGCCGGTTTTGGAGAAGTGCATGCGCCATGCGGGCCTCGTGCGCGTGGTGGCGCTGGCCATCACCGTGCCCGCGTTGGGGCTGGCCTTCATGGTGGGCAGCGACTTCATGCCCAAGCTGGACGAAGGCGCGTTCCTGCTCCAGACGGTGCTGCCCCCGGAGGCGTCACTCGACGAGGTGGACCGCCTCAACCACCGCGTGGAGGACGTGCTGCGCGAGTTCCCGGAGGTGGAGGACGTGGTGCGCCGCACCGGCCGCGCCGAACGCACCGAGGACCCGATGCCCCACACCCTGTCCGACGTGCTGGTGGTCCTCAAGAAGGACGCGGCCGCCGGCCGGGAGTCGCTGGAGTCGCGGATGCGCGAGGCGGTGGAGAAGGTCCCTGGCGTGTCGGTGCTCTTCACCACGCCGCTGGGGATGCGCATCGACGAAGGGCTGGGAGGCAGCCCCGCGGACCTCTCCGTGCGCATCTTCGGGCCGGACCTGAACACGCTGGCGGAGCTCGCGGAGCGCACGCGCGCGTTGATGGCGAAGGTGGACGGCGTGGAGGACCTGCGGGTGGAGCGGCTGAGCGGGCTGCCGCAGCTGCGCGTCGCGGTGAACCGCGCGGCGGTGGCGCGCGTGGGACTCACGCCGGGAGACGTCATCCGGGCCATCCGCGTGGGGCTCGTGGGCGAGGAGTTCGCGCAGATCTGGCGGGGCCAGCGCCGCTACGACCTGGTGCTCCGGCTGGCGGATCACCGCCGGGGCGACGTGAACGCCCTCCGAAACCTGCTGGTGGACGGGCACGACGGCACGCGCATCCCGCTCAGCCAGCTGGCCACCATCGAGGAGACGTCCGGCGCGGGAAGCGTGCGCCGGGAAGCAGGCAGCCGGCGCATCGCCGTGGAAGCGGGCGTGTCCGGCCGAGACCTGGGCAGCACGGCGAAGGAGGTGCGCGAGGTGCTGGCCACGCAGCTGAAGCTGCCCACGGGATACTTCGTGGACGTGGGTGGCAAGGTGGAGAGCCAGGAGCGCGCGGCGCAGGCGTTGACGGGGGCCATCACCCTGGCGCTGCTGGCGGTGTTCGTCCTGCTGTATCTCGCGCTGGACTCCGTGGCGGAGGCGCTGGTCATCCTGGCCACCCTGCCGGACGCGTTCGTGGGCGGCATCCTCGCGCTGCTCATCGCGGGAGAGACCTGGAACGTGTCCAGCCTGGTGGGGCTCATCGGCCTGTTCGGCATCGCGGTGCAGAACGGCCTGGTGCTCGTGGCGCAGACCAAGGATCTGATGCGCCGGGGCAAGCCCTTCCCGGAAGCCGTGCGAGAGGCCAGCCTCGGCCGCGTGCGGCCCAAGCTGATGACCGCGGGCACGGCGATCCTCGGGTTGCTGCCGCTGCTGGTGCTGCCGCTGCATGGGACGGAGATCGAGCGCCCGCTCGCGGTGGTGATGGTGGGAGGGCTCGTCACATCCACCCTCTTCACGCTGCTGGCCCTGCCCACGTTCTACGCGCTGGTGCACGGGTTCCAGGAGCGACTCAGGGCGCGCCGAGCCATCCGAAAGGCCGCCTCATGAGCCTTTCACCGGAGGCGCTGGACGCACTGCTGCGCCATCGCCATGCGTTCCTCGCGTTCCTCACGCCGCGCGTGGGCAGCCCGGAAGCGGCGAGCGAGGTGCTGCAGGCCGCGTTCGTGAAGGGCATGGAGCAGGGAGGTTCCCTGCGCGAGGACCAGAGCGCGGTGGCCTGGTTCTACCGCCTCCTGCGCAACGCGCTGGTGGACCGATACCGCCGGGGCCGGCGTGAAGCCACGGCGCTCGAGTCCCTGGCCCACGAGCAGCCGCTGTCCACCGAGGACGCCTCCGGCCTGGAGGCCACGGTGTGCGGCTGCGTGGCGGGGCTCGCGGGGACGCTCAAGCCCGAGTACGCGGAGGCCGTCCGCAGGGTGGACCTGGAAGGCCTCTCCGTGGCCGCGTATGCACAGGAGGCAGGCCTCTCCGCCAGCAACGCGGGCGTGCGCCTGCACCGCGCCCGGAAGGCGCTGGGCCAGCGGCTGGTGGAGCTGTGTGGTCACTGCTGCGCCCAGGGCTGCACGGACTGTGATTGCGCGCCCGCACGAAGAGATCAGGTGTAAGAGCGGGCGGGGCCGAGCGTCAGCGTGGGAGAACGCAACAGGAGTCCTCATGGACGTCGCCACCTTCACCCGGCCGGCCCTGCCCGCCGCCACCCTCGCCTTCCTCCTCTTCGCCATGGTGTTGCCTTCGGTGCGCCTGCGTCGTCGCACAGGCCGCCCGGCGCTGGTGCTGCACCGCTCCGGGCCGCCGCTCCAACGGGTCATCGGCGTGGGCATGGCGCTGTTCATGGGAGCCATCGTGCTCTGGAGCGCGGCGTACCTCGCCTCCGACGAGCAACCGCTGGGCGTGTGGAACGTGCCGGAGGCGCTCCGGTGGAGCGGCTGGGCCCTGGTCGCCGTGGGGTTCATCGTCACCGTGACGGCCCAGGTGCAGATGGGCGCGTCGTGGCGCATCGGCATCGACTCGGATCGGACGGAGCTGGTGACGGGCGGGCTCTTCGGCGTCGTGCGCAATCCCATCTTCAGCGGGATGCTCGTCGTGGTGACAGGCATCGCGCTCGCCACTCCAAGCGCCTGGACGGCGATGGGCTGGCTCGATTACGTGCTGTTGGTCTCGCTCCAGGTACGGCTGGAGGAGGACCACCTGCTCCGCCTGCACGGCGGCGCCTATCAGCACTACGCGGCGCGTGTAGGCCGCTTCGTTCCTGGGGTGGGTCGGCTCGCGTCGCCTGGCATGGGCGCCGCGCATCACGGCGTGTTGTAGGCGAAGCATTGGTGTCTTGGCTGTCGTACGGACGCGCCCTTTTTCGAGGTCTCGTGTGTATTGGAAATCCCCCTGGCTCCTCTCGGTTCTGCTGCTTGGTGGCTGCGCGTCCGTCCAGAAGGAGCGCGGCCACCAGGAAGTGGCGGCGCTCGTCGAGGAGCGGACAGGTTTGAAGACGCGTTGGAATCAGGGGACCCCCGAGGATGCGCAGGTGCAACAGCACCTGGACGCCCTGCTGGCCGGCGACCTCACGTCGGATCGCGCGGTGGAGGTGGCCCTGCTGAACAACCCCGCGCTCCAGGGGACGTACGAGGAGCTGGGCGTGTCCCAGGCGGACATGGTGCAGGCCGGGTTGCTCACCAACCCGTCCTTCGACGGGAGCATCGGCTTCCCGCTGTCCTCGGATGGCGTCACCGAACATGAGTTCTCCATCGTCCAGAGCTTCGTGGACCTCTTCACGCTGCCCCTGCGCAAGCGCGTGGCGAAGGAGCAGTTCCAGGCGGACACGCTGCGCGTCGCGCACGAGGCGTTGGCCACCACGGCGGAGGTCCGTCAGACGTTCACGGAGGTGCAGGCCCGGCAACAGCTGGTCGCGCTGCGCCGCGAGGTGTTCCAGGCCGCGGACGCGGCGGCGGACCTGTCCAACCGGCTGCGCGCCGCGGGCAACATCACGGTGCTGGCCCTGGCCACCGAGCAGGCCGCGTTGGAGCAGGCTCGGTTGGAGCTGGCGCAGGATGAGCTGGCGCTGGTCGAAGCGAGGGAGCACCTCAACCGCCTGATGGGCCTGTACGGCGCGAGGGTGCAGTGGACGCTGACGCAGAAGCTGCCGGAGGTCCCCGCGTCCGAAGCATCGCTGGAGCACCTGGAGACGCTCGCCATGCGGCAGCGCCTGGACATCGACGCGGCCCGCACGCAGGTCTCGCTCCTGTGGAACGCGTTGGAGCTGGCGCGCAGCACGCGGTTCTTCGGCCGCGTGGACGTGGGCGTGCACACGCACCGCGACGCGAACGGGCCGCGCCTGTTCGGTCCCACGCTGTCGCTGGAGCTGCCCGTCTTTGATCAGCGCCAGGCGCTCATCGCGAAGCTGGAGGCGCAGCACCGGCAGGGCGAGGACCGGCTGACGGAGCTTGCCGTCAACGCCCGCTCGGAGGTGCGATCCACGAGGGCGAAGCTGGTGACGCTGCGGAACATGGCGGAGCGCTACCAGAAGGTCGTGCTGCCGCTGCGCACCACCATCGTCGAGGAGTCGCAACGCCAGTACAACGCCATGCAGATCGGCCTTCCCGCGCTCCTCCTCGCGCGACGCGAGCAGGTGGAGGCCTGGAGGGCCTACCTGGAGACGGTCCGCGACTACTGGATGGCGCGGGCCGACCTGGAGCGCCTCGTGGGAGGACGTCTGCCCTCCACCGCCGCCGCGCCCGCCCCATCCCCCGCCCCTACTCCTGCTCCCGAGCCCACCCATGAGCACCACGATGCCCACTGACGAAAACCAGGGCCCCTCCGAGGACACGCAGTCTGCTTCATCCCCCGCGCTCACGCGCCGGAGCCTGCTCGCGCGCACGGGCGCCACGCTGGCGACGGGCGCCCTGCTGATGCAGAGCCGCGTTGCCCAGGCGCAGTCCAGCGTGCCCGGAGCGAAGGCGGCGCCCGTGCCGGCCGGTCGCGGCTACCGTCCCGTCGTCGTACCCAATGGCGCGAAGCTGCCGTGGAAGCTCGTGGGCGGCGTGAAGGTGTTCCACCTGGTGGCCGAGGAGGTGGAGCACGAGTTCGCGCCCGGCCTCAAGGCGACGTGCTGGGGCTACAACGGCCACGTGCACGGGCCCACCATCGAGGTGGTGGAAGGCGACCGCGTGCGCTTCTATGTGACGAACCGGCTGCCCGCGGCCACCACGGTGCACTGGCACGGCGTCCTCACGCCGAGCGGCATGGACGGCGTGGGTGGGTTGAACCAGAAGGCCATCGCGCCGGGAGAGACGTACCGGTACGAGTTCACGGTACGCCAGTCGGGGACGTGCATGTATCACTCGCACCACGACGAGATGACGCAGATGGCGCTGGGCATGGTGGGGATGTTCATCATCCACCCGCGCAAGCCGGTGGGCCCGCGCGTGGACCGGGACTTCGCCATCATGCTGCACGAGTGGCGCATCGATCCGGGCACACAGCGTCCGGACCCCAACGAGATGACGGACTTCAACATCCTGACGATGAACGCCAAGGCGTTCCCCGGCACGGAGCCGCTGGTGGTGCGCAAGGGCGAGCGGGTGCGGATCCGGTTCGGCAACCTGAGCGCGATGGACCACCACCCCATCCACCTGCACGGCTTCCAGTTCCGCATCACGGAGACGGACGGAGGCCGCATCCCGGAGAGCGCTCAGTGGCCGGAGACGACGGTGCTGGTGCCCACGGGCAGCACGCGCACCATCGAGTTCGTGGCGGACGAGCCCGGAGACTGGGCGATGCACTGCCACATGACCCACCACGTGATGAACCAGATGGGCCACGACCTGCCGAACATGCTGGGAGTGAAGCCCGGAGGCCTGGACGCGAAGGTGCGGCCGCTGCTGCCCGGCTACATGACCATGGGGCAGACAGGCATGGGGGACATGGGAGGCATGCACCACATGCCCATGCCCGCGAACTCCATTGCCATGGTGGGAGGCAAGGGCCCCCACGACGAGATCACCATGGGAGGCATGTTCACGATCCTCAAGGTGCGCGACCACCTGGACGGAGACGGCGATCCCGGATGGTACACGTCGCCGCCAGGAACGCAGGCACAGCTCGCCCACGCGGACGAGCTGCGCCGGGACGGCATCGACGTGGACGCGCCATCCCCCGTACGACAGGACCCATGACGAACGGCTTCTCCTGGTACGAGCTGCGGTCCCCCAAGCCCGAGGAGGCACGGCGTTTCTACGCGAAGGTCCTGGGGACGGACGTGACGCAGGAGCTCTCTGACCTGCCCGAAGCCGCCGCCGCGCGCGGCGCCCCGAGTCACTGGCTGGGCCACATCGACGTCGCGCCGCCCACACATCCATCAGCACTGGCTCTTCTACTTCGCCGTCGACGACCTCGACCGCTCCCTCGCGGCGGTCACCGAAGGAGGAGGGCTCGTGGCCAACGGCACGCACGTCATGCCGGACGGGGCCCGCGTCGCCGTGTGCGAGGACCCGCACCGTGCCGCATTCGGCCTGCGTCAAACGCGTTAGCAGCCCGGAAACATGAAGCCCGGTTCATTTTCGAGCCCCGGATCCAGCGAAAGGGATGGGATGGAGTAGATTCGGGCCTTCCCCGGAGGCTTCATGACTGCCCCTCTGCCGACGCTGGAACGTCTTCCTCGCGGAGCGCTCACGCTGTTCCGCATCCGGGCGATCCTCCGAATGGGCATCTACGGCGGGCTCGCGTTTGTTGTGGCCCTAGGGTTGAGCCTCGCGGGCAACGAGCGCTGGCCGTACCTGCTGCCATGCGCGGTGGTGTTGGTGCTGAGCGTGTTGACGGCGTGGTATCCGCAGCGAGCGCATGAGCGCTGGGGCTGGGCGCTGCGTGAGCACGACCTGATCATCTCGCACGGCGTCCTTCTGCGGGAGGTCGTGTCCATCCCAGCGGGGCGCATCCAGCACGTGGACGTTCATCAGGGGCCCATCGAACGGTCCCTGGGACTGGCACGCCTGCAGATCTACACGGCCGCGGGCAGTGGCGCGGACGGAGAGATTCCCGGCCTGACGCGCGAAACCGCGGATGCCCTGCGCGAGCGGTTGGTGCGGCGCGAGATCGACGATGTCGTCTGAGCCGGTGGCGATGGCCACTCCGGAAGAAGTGCCCTGGAGG
This genomic interval carries:
- a CDS encoding multicopper oxidase family protein — protein: MPTDENQGPSEDTQSASSPALTRRSLLARTGATLATGALLMQSRVAQAQSSVPGAKAAPVPAGRGYRPVVVPNGAKLPWKLVGGVKVFHLVAEEVEHEFAPGLKATCWGYNGHVHGPTIEVVEGDRVRFYVTNRLPAATTVHWHGVLTPSGMDGVGGLNQKAIAPGETYRYEFTVRQSGTCMYHSHHDEMTQMALGMVGMFIIHPRKPVGPRVDRDFAIMLHEWRIDPGTQRPDPNEMTDFNILTMNAKAFPGTEPLVVRKGERVRIRFGNLSAMDHHPIHLHGFQFRITETDGGRIPESAQWPETTVLVPTGSTRTIEFVADEPGDWAMHCHMTHHVMNQMGHDLPNMLGVKPGGLDAKVRPLLPGYMTMGQTGMGDMGGMHHMPMPANSIAMVGGKGPHDEITMGGMFTILKVRDHLDGDGDPGWYTSPPGTQAQLAHADELRRDGIDVDAPSPVRQDP
- a CDS encoding efflux RND transporter permease subunit — protein: MDTDPRDTLPGRILRASFTRPGLTVLVVLALAAFGAVSLRNLRQDVFPDLSAPIFNVIVQNPAMGAEELETAVAIPMEVALAGLPEVRRIRSTSQLGVTQVTVEFEPDADYFRSRQYVAERVAQAEGELPPGTDAPLVSSLTGRLNEVFEFTLEAEPGSADLMALRDLADFDIKNRLLAVPGVSGVERLGGYLRQFQVLLDPDQLVARGITLDEVQHGLEGASVNASGGFVTQGPMEWTVRAVGRAETVEDLNNTVVALRDGTPVLLGDVADVREAPAVRRGLAHRLQGEVVSCRVSKQFGADTVRVAAGVRAAIDELRRSLPPGVQLRVVYDQSELVGSALGGVGRAILLGAVLVVGVLFLLLGDWRAALIVTLTLPLSLALAGLLLKAAGIGLNTMTLGGLAIAVGLLVDAAIIVVENVIHDLREGKGRRPVRDEALAAALEVGRPIAFATLIVVSVFIPLFAMTGIEGRMYQPLAAAVVACLAASLALALTLVPVVSGLLLRAPREDAPEDVWLIRKVKAAYAPVLEKCMRHAGLVRVVALAITVPALGLAFMVGSDFMPKLDEGAFLLQTVLPPEASLDEVDRLNHRVEDVLREFPEVEDVVRRTGRAERTEDPMPHTLSDVLVVLKKDAAAGRESLESRMREAVEKVPGVSVLFTTPLGMRIDEGLGGSPADLSVRIFGPDLNTLAELAERTRALMAKVDGVEDLRVERLSGLPQLRVAVNRAAVARVGLTPGDVIRAIRVGLVGEEFAQIWRGQRRYDLVLRLADHRRGDVNALRNLLVDGHDGTRIPLSQLATIEETSGAGSVRREAGSRRIAVEAGVSGRDLGSTAKEVREVLATQLKLPTGYFVDVGGKVESQERAAQALTGAITLALLAVFVLLYLALDSVAEALVILATLPDAFVGGILALLIAGETWNVSSLVGLIGLFGIAVQNGLVLVAQTKDLMRRGKPFPEAVREASLGRVRPKLMTAGTAILGLLPLLVLPLHGTEIERPLAVVMVGGLVTSTLFTLLALPTFYALVHGFQERLRARRAIRKAAS
- a CDS encoding isoprenylcysteine carboxylmethyltransferase family protein, which gives rise to MDVATFTRPALPAATLAFLLFAMVLPSVRLRRRTGRPALVLHRSGPPLQRVIGVGMALFMGAIVLWSAAYLASDEQPLGVWNVPEALRWSGWALVAVGFIVTVTAQVQMGASWRIGIDSDRTELVTGGLFGVVRNPIFSGMLVVVTGIALATPSAWTAMGWLDYVLLVSLQVRLEEDHLLRLHGGAYQHYAARVGRFVPGVGRLASPGMGAAHHGVL
- a CDS encoding TolC family protein; translation: MSIRSATAALGLAAALLWPRPGGAAPSRLTLQDAFALAREHAPALIEARARVRAAQGPLASAAPLLRENPQLDFQMGPRRLTNGDRGVDVAVGLAQPIELGGKQGLRREAARAGLSMEEARLRDAERRVLGDVAAAYLRLLLARERQKLVNAAEEAAARTVQATEKRYAAGDVPAVDLNVAKVAQARARAEVQVASGEVHALREELEACVGYRASPQVPYEDDLRTLALAPVRTSPDGAEKRADLVALEQEQVQAKAIATLGRRLVLPDVAVGLRYQKEADETVFLGTLSVPLPLFARGQEARLVGEADASRAEAELRAARTVVPAQVQAAEYRYRASRDALGALEQVLPLLDDNEALAQRSYDAGEMDLAAFLLVRRDTLEARAAWLEGLLRLALTRVQLEVENGVLP
- a CDS encoding PH domain-containing protein, translating into MTAPLPTLERLPRGALTLFRIRAILRMGIYGGLAFVVALGLSLAGNERWPYLLPCAVVLVLSVLTAWYPQRAHERWGWALREHDLIISHGVLLREVVSIPAGRIQHVDVHQGPIERSLGLARLQIYTAAGSGADGEIPGLTRETADALRERLVRREIDDVV
- a CDS encoding VOC family protein is translated as MTCPKPPPRAAPRVTGWATSTSRRPHIHQHWLFYFAVDDLDRSLAAVTEGGGLVANGTHVMPDGARVAVCEDPHRAAFGLRQTR
- a CDS encoding efflux RND transporter periplasmic adaptor subunit, producing the protein MKPTLLLMAALVGLTACKSSKAEHDDAHGHGRDEGAEEKLHIESGDVIHVHVPKEMLRDLRVTTARVEARPGGESVTALGELTFSEDAYAEVSTPVSARVAAVAVTTGQAVKQGQRLAELQSPELGRARANLQAAQARATAARQAADRKRALAEERIVARKDAQAAEADAAAAEADVAAAKAALTALGAGSGGDGASGFVLKAPIDGAIVERTARLGQMADPAQPLFRIGDLSSLWLVVHAFERDAVRLKPGAEARVTLAAFPGQEFAAKVGHVGQQVDPRSRTIPVRLELDNSKGLLRPGMSASASIPLGEPGATLTAVPAAALQRLENGWVVFLPTPEAGVFEQREVGRGRSLGTQVEVLSGLAVGDEVVVEGAFLLKAEVEKSRGGGDEHGH
- a CDS encoding TolC family protein, translating into MQQHLDALLAGDLTSDRAVEVALLNNPALQGTYEELGVSQADMVQAGLLTNPSFDGSIGFPLSSDGVTEHEFSIVQSFVDLFTLPLRKRVAKEQFQADTLRVAHEALATTAEVRQTFTEVQARQQLVALRREVFQAADAAADLSNRLRAAGNITVLALATEQAALEQARLELAQDELALVEAREHLNRLMGLYGARVQWTLTQKLPEVPASEASLEHLETLAMRQRLDIDAARTQVSLLWNALELARSTRFFGRVDVGVHTHRDANGPRLFGPTLSLELPVFDQRQALIAKLEAQHRQGEDRLTELAVNARSEVRSTRAKLVTLRNMAERYQKVVLPLRTTIVEESQRQYNAMQIGLPALLLARREQVEAWRAYLETVRDYWMARADLERLVGGRLPSTAAAPAPSPAPTPAPEPTHEHHDAH
- a CDS encoding sigma-70 family RNA polymerase sigma factor, giving the protein MSLSPEALDALLRHRHAFLAFLTPRVGSPEAASEVLQAAFVKGMEQGGSLREDQSAVAWFYRLLRNALVDRYRRGRREATALESLAHEQPLSTEDASGLEATVCGCVAGLAGTLKPEYAEAVRRVDLEGLSVAAYAQEAGLSASNAGVRLHRARKALGQRLVELCGHCCAQGCTDCDCAPARRDQV